A portion of the Pseudomonas protegens CHA0 genome contains these proteins:
- a CDS encoding ShlB/FhaC/HecB family hemolysin secretion/activation protein, producing the protein MEHLGKSGRPGSGGRWWPLCGWLTLAALVPAVQGEEGEPVPVEATAAARLVDVNEYFVRGNTVLDARAIEEAVYPFLGPQKALADIEGARDALQKVYQERGYQSVFVELPEQKVEDGIVYLQVSETKVGRVRVVGAKHYSPVEIRDQVPALKEGEVPDFATVQTQLAGLNRGAGRQVMPLVREGQRPGTMDVDLQVEDQNPWHASVGLNNDYSADTEKLRTVVNVGYDNLWQLGHSISLTYFTAPQDTDNAKVWSGSYTAPLSDRWALQFSGYQSDSNIATIGGSNVLGKGHSYGVSAIYTLPAAGSWANSLSVGVDFKDFEEEMRFGRSSDQIPLKYAPVTFGYNGYRYSEKSQLGLGLNLIIGTRRFFGYGSDAEEFQYKRDEASASFSVLKGDLNFTYTFANDWQSASKTAFQLASGPLVSNEQYSAGGSTSVRGYLAAERTGDEGYLFSQELRTPSLAKFLGSYVQEWRFYAFAEGAHLSLHDPLPEQEDQYSLASVGLGTRASLSKWLSGSLDWGYPLKDGPNTQKYDPRLHFSVQATF; encoded by the coding sequence GTGGAGCATCTGGGCAAATCAGGGCGACCCGGCAGTGGCGGGCGCTGGTGGCCGTTGTGCGGCTGGTTGACGCTGGCGGCGCTGGTGCCGGCGGTGCAGGGCGAGGAGGGTGAACCGGTCCCGGTCGAGGCCACGGCTGCGGCGCGGTTGGTGGACGTCAATGAGTACTTCGTGCGCGGCAATACGGTGCTCGATGCCCGGGCCATCGAGGAGGCGGTGTATCCCTTCCTTGGCCCGCAGAAGGCCCTGGCCGATATCGAAGGCGCCCGGGATGCGCTGCAGAAGGTCTATCAGGAGCGCGGCTACCAGTCGGTGTTCGTCGAGCTGCCGGAGCAGAAGGTCGAGGACGGTATCGTTTATCTGCAGGTCAGTGAAACCAAGGTCGGTCGGGTGCGGGTGGTGGGGGCCAAGCATTACTCGCCGGTGGAGATCCGCGATCAGGTGCCGGCGCTCAAAGAAGGCGAGGTGCCGGATTTTGCCACGGTGCAGACCCAGCTGGCCGGGCTCAATCGTGGCGCCGGGCGTCAGGTCATGCCGCTGGTGCGTGAAGGCCAGCGCCCGGGGACCATGGATGTGGACCTGCAAGTGGAAGACCAGAATCCCTGGCACGCCAGCGTCGGCCTGAACAACGACTACAGCGCCGACACCGAGAAGCTGCGCACGGTGGTCAACGTCGGCTACGACAACCTCTGGCAGTTGGGCCACAGCATTTCCCTGACCTATTTCACCGCGCCCCAGGACACCGACAACGCCAAGGTCTGGTCCGGTTCCTACACCGCGCCGCTGAGCGATCGCTGGGCCCTGCAGTTCTCCGGTTACCAGTCCGACAGCAACATCGCCACCATCGGTGGCAGCAACGTGCTGGGCAAGGGCCATTCCTACGGGGTGTCGGCGATCTACACCTTGCCCGCCGCAGGTAGCTGGGCCAACTCGTTGTCGGTGGGGGTGGACTTCAAGGACTTCGAGGAAGAGATGCGCTTTGGCCGCAGCAGCGACCAGATTCCGTTGAAGTACGCCCCGGTGACCTTTGGCTACAACGGCTACCGCTACAGCGAAAAGTCCCAGCTGGGCCTGGGCCTGAACCTGATCATCGGCACCCGGCGCTTTTTCGGCTACGGCAGCGACGCCGAGGAGTTTCAGTACAAGCGCGACGAGGCCAGCGCCAGTTTCTCGGTGCTCAAGGGCGACCTGAATTTCACCTACACCTTCGCCAACGACTGGCAGTCGGCGTCCAAGACCGCCTTCCAGCTGGCCTCGGGGCCGCTGGTGTCCAACGAGCAGTATTCCGCCGGTGGCTCCACTTCGGTGCGCGGCTATCTGGCCGCCGAGCGCACCGGGGATGAGGGCTACCTGTTCTCCCAGGAGCTGCGCACGCCGTCCCTGGCCAAGTTCCTCGGCAGCTATGTGCAGGAGTGGCGCTTCTACGCCTTTGCCGAAGGCGCGCACCTGTCCCTGCACGACCCGCTGCCCGAGCAGGAAGACCAATACAGCCTGGCCAGTGTCGGCCTGGGCACCCGCGCCAGTTTGAGCAAGTGGCTGTCCGGCAGCCTCGACTGGGGCTACCCGCTCAAGGATGGCCCCAACACCCAGAAATACGACCCGCGCCTGCACTTCAGTGTGCAAGCGACGTTCTGA
- a CDS encoding DUF2341 domain-containing protein: protein MQRLFLSLLICLGFVLPATAHAWWQDDWHYRKQISVDTTPQGAAINEALGRTALLVRLHTGNFTFDGVKEDGADLRFVAADDKTLLNHQIESFDPLMGMALIWVDVPKVEGGQRQDIWMYYGNQKAPSTANGQLTFDPSYTAIYHFDGSNGTPAKDTTAYGNTAQNATGAAIDGVIGRALQFSGQPLLLPASPSLQHNAGGAFTFSAWVRLDQASGEQLLLARREGAGSLLIGINQGMPFVEVDGQRAASTQPLNPGQWQHLALSGEGSRLALYVNGRETASLAQAIPTFNSPLAIGADLPAAAGVEAGHFQPFTGALDELRLSKVARPAALILADASAQGAESKLVVYGVDEEQSGFGFGSLGFLLKAVPVDAWVIILVLVGMMIQSWVIMLRKNRMVSRVSAANALFREQFAKVGTRLEMFADDQVLASRLEHSSLWRLYLVAVKEIRTRREQGADTSSVSAATIEAIRCSMDGVRTRENQQLSSKLSTLSNAIAGGPYIGLLGTVLGIMVVFLGTAMAGDVNINAIAPGMAAALLATAMGLFVAIPALFGYNRLITRNKEVGADMRVFVDEFITRLAELHGESQHSENAHWRVSHSNASVPA, encoded by the coding sequence ATGCAACGCTTATTCCTGAGCCTGTTGATCTGCCTGGGCTTCGTGCTCCCGGCCACGGCCCATGCCTGGTGGCAGGACGACTGGCATTACCGCAAGCAGATCAGCGTGGACACCACCCCGCAAGGCGCCGCCATCAATGAAGCCCTGGGCCGCACCGCGTTGCTGGTGCGCCTGCACACCGGCAACTTCACCTTCGACGGGGTCAAGGAAGACGGCGCCGACCTGCGCTTTGTCGCCGCCGATGACAAGACCCTGCTCAATCACCAGATCGAAAGCTTCGACCCGCTGATGGGCATGGCGTTGATCTGGGTCGATGTGCCCAAGGTCGAAGGCGGCCAGCGTCAGGACATCTGGATGTACTACGGCAACCAGAAGGCCCCGAGCACCGCCAACGGCCAGCTGACCTTCGACCCCAGCTACACCGCGATCTACCACTTCGACGGCAGCAACGGCACCCCGGCCAAGGACACCACCGCCTACGGCAACACCGCGCAGAACGCCACCGGCGCGGCGATTGACGGGGTCATCGGCCGGGCCTTGCAGTTCAGCGGCCAGCCGCTGCTGCTGCCGGCCAGCCCGTCGCTGCAGCACAACGCCGGCGGCGCCTTCACCTTCAGCGCCTGGGTGCGCCTGGATCAGGCCAGCGGCGAACAACTGCTGCTGGCTCGCCGCGAAGGCGCCGGCAGCTTGCTGATCGGCATCAACCAGGGCATGCCCTTCGTCGAAGTGGACGGCCAGCGCGCCGCCTCCACTCAGCCGCTGAACCCGGGGCAATGGCAGCACCTGGCCCTGAGCGGCGAGGGCAGCCGGCTGGCGCTGTACGTCAATGGCCGCGAGACCGCGAGCCTGGCCCAGGCCATTCCCACCTTCAATTCGCCATTGGCCATCGGTGCCGATTTGCCGGCGGCCGCCGGGGTCGAGGCCGGCCATTTCCAGCCGTTCACCGGGGCCCTGGACGAGCTGCGCCTGTCCAAGGTGGCGCGTCCGGCGGCGCTGATCCTGGCCGATGCCAGCGCCCAGGGCGCCGAGTCGAAGCTGGTGGTCTACGGCGTCGATGAAGAACAGTCGGGCTTCGGTTTCGGCAGCCTGGGTTTCCTGCTCAAGGCGGTGCCGGTGGATGCCTGGGTGATCATCCTGGTGCTGGTGGGGATGATGATCCAGTCCTGGGTGATCATGCTGCGCAAGAACCGCATGGTCAGCCGGGTCAGCGCTGCCAATGCGCTGTTCCGCGAGCAGTTCGCCAAGGTCGGCACGCGCCTGGAGATGTTCGCCGACGATCAGGTCCTGGCCAGTCGCCTGGAGCACTCCTCGCTGTGGCGCCTGTACCTGGTGGCGGTGAAAGAGATCCGCACCCGCCGCGAGCAGGGCGCCGATACCTCCTCGGTGTCGGCGGCCACCATCGAGGCCATCCGCTGCTCCATGGATGGCGTGCGCACCCGGGAAAACCAGCAACTGAGTTCCAAGCTCTCGACCCTGTCCAACGCCATTGCCGGCGGTCCCTACATCGGCCTGTTGGGCACGGTGCTGGGGATCATGGTGGTGTTCCTCGGCACCGCCATGGCCGGTGACGTCAACATCAACGCCATCGCACCGGGCATGGCCGCGGCCTTGCTGGCCACCGCCATGGGCCTGTTCGTCGCGATTCCGGCGCTGTTTGGCTACAACCGCCTGATCACCCGCAACAAGGAAGTCGGCGCCGACATGCGGGTGTTCGTCGACGAGTTCATCACCCGGTTGGCGGAGCTGCATGGCGAGAGCCAGCACAGCGAGAACGCCCACTGGCGGGTCAGTCACAGCAACGCGTCGGTTCCGGCCTGA